Proteins encoded in a region of the Megalops cyprinoides isolate fMegCyp1 chromosome 3, fMegCyp1.pri, whole genome shotgun sequence genome:
- the cwc15 gene encoding protein CWC15 homolog, whose protein sequence is MTTAARPTFEPARGGRGKGEGDLSALSKQYSSRDLPGHTKIKYRQPTQDAPEEVRARDFRRELEERERVAVREKTRERGPREHTTSSSSSKRPRLDQIPAANLDADDPLTDDDDEDEDSDEDSDDDTAALLAELEKIKKERAEEQERKEREQKAEEERIRMENILSGNPLLNLAGGPQQQQQQQQMAQSQAAFSVKRRWDDDVVFKNCAKGVDDSKKEKRFVNDTLRSEFHKKFMEKYVK, encoded by the exons ATGACCACAGCGGCAAGACCGACGTTCGAGCCGGCTAGAGGcgggaggggaaagggggaaggagACCTCAGTGCCCTGTCGAAGCAGTACTCCAGCCGAGACCTACCAGGCCACACTAAGATTAAATACAG ACAGCCCACCCAGGATGCCCCCGAGGAGGTGCGTGCACGGGACTTCcgcagggagctggaggagagagagcgggtgGCTGTTCGGGAGAAGACCAGGGAGAGGGGGCCGAGGG AACACACcacatcttcctcttcctcaaaGAGACCCCGCCTGGATCAAATTCCAGCTGCTAACCTGGATGCAGATGATCCCCTCACTGAT GACGATGATGAGGATGAAGACTCCGACGAGGACAGTGATGACGACACCGCCGCCCTCCTAGCGGAGCTTGAGAAAATCAAGAAGGAGCGTGCTGAGGAACAGGAGCGCAAG gagagggagcagaaggcagaggaggagcGGATCCGCATGGAGAACATCCTGAGCGGGAATCCTCTCCTCAACCTGGCGGGAGggccgcagcagcagcagcagcagcagcagatggcACAGAGCCAGGCGGCCTTCAGTGTCAAGAGGAG GTGGGACGATGACGTAGTGTTCAAGAACTGCGCCAAGGGCGTGGACGACTCAAAGAAGGAGAAGCGGTTCGTCAATGACACGCTGCGGTCAGAGTTTCACAAGAAATTCATGGagaaatatgtcaaataa
- the LOC118774954 gene encoding sestrin-3-like isoform X1: MNVSTDSSLSSSYRICNNCQKVVVEKKKALIGRRSPSGPSSFIPEDEILEAVDANTELLLVEAYSPCRGLDHLTQVMSLHPHYLQTFLQSQFYLLWMDGPLPLHFRHYIAIIAAARHQCSFLVAMHVQEFYQIGGPVEWLKGLQHAPERLRNLNEINKILAHRPWLITKQHIQKLVKTGENGWSLAELVHAVVLLAHFHGLASFVFGSGIHPKGDAQSHDTSFQPVNTCLCDLAEDGSVEPEGIFSSSPQTLDSVSELEALMDRMKRLQEEPEEEEASQEEMATRFERERKESLLVGSGAAFEDKVEPTSNVSRFVEDSTFGYQDFARHGEDDMPTFRAQDYSWEDHGFSLVNRLYSDIGLLLDEKFRTVYNLTYYNIASHEGVDTTTLRRAIFNYVHCMYGIRYDDYNYGEVNQLLERSLKVYIKTVTCYPERTTCRMYHSYWRQFRHSEKVHVNLLLMEARIQAELLYALRAITQYMT; the protein is encoded by the exons ATGAACGTCAGTACGGACTCCTCTTTGTCCAGCTCATATCGTATCTGTAACAACTGTCAGAAAGTGGTCGTGGAAAAG aaaaaggcaTTGATTGGCCGACGCTCACCCAGCGGTCCCAGCTCCTTCATTCCAGAAGATGAG ATCTTGGAGGCAGTGGATGCCAACacggagctgctgctggtggaggcCTATTCCCCATGCAGGGGGTTGGACCACCTGACCCAGGTGATGAGCCTGCACCCCCACTACCTGCAGACCTTTCTGCAGAGCCAGTTCTACTTGCTGTGGATGGATGGGCCCCTACCCCTGCACTTCCGCCACTACATTGCCATCATT GCAGCGGCACGACACCAGTGCTCGTTCCTGGTGGCGATGCATGTGCAAGAGTTTTACCAGATTGGGGGTCCAGTGGAGTGGCTCAAGGGTCTGCAACACGCCCCCGAGAGACTGAGGAACCTCAATGAGATTAACAAGATCTTGGCTCATAGACCCTGGCTCATCACTAAGCAACACATTCAG AAACTCGTGAAGACTGGGGAGAATGGCTGGTCCCTGGCAGAGCTGGTGCATGCCGTGGTGCTGCTGGCCCACTTCCATGGCCTGGCGAGCTTTGTGTTCGGCAGCGGCATCCACCCGAAGGGGGATGCCCAAAGCCACGACACCAGCTTCCAGCCTGTCaacacctgtctgtgtgactTGGCAGAGGATGGCAGCGTAGAGCCAGAGGGGATCTTCAGCAGCAGCCCCcag ACGCTAGATTCAGTGAGCGAACTGGAGGCGTTAATGGACAGGATGAAGAGGCTGCAGGAAGAGCCTGAGGAAGAAGAGGCCTCACAGGAGGAGATGGCCACTCGATTtgaaagggagaggaaagagagccTCCTGGTGGGCTCAGGAG CAGCTTTTGAGGACAAGGTGGAGCCAACATCAAATGTCTCTCGGTTTGTGGAAGATTCCACCTTTGGGTATCAAGATTTTGCCAGGCACGGGGAGGATGACATGCCCACATTCCGCGCTCAG GATTACTCCTGGGAGGACCATGGCTTTTCTCTGGTGAACCGGCTGTACTCCGACATTGGGCTCCTGCTAGATGAGAAGTTCCGCACGGTATACAACCTGACGTACTACAACATAGCCAGCCACGAGGGTGTGGACACCACCACGCTGCGCCGTGCCATCTTCAACTACGTACACTGCATGTACGGCATCAG GTACGATGACTATAACTATGGGGAGGTTAACCAGCTGCTGGAGCGCAGTCTGAAGGTCTACATCAAGACGGTGACCTGCTACCCAGAAAGGACCACATGCCGCATGTACCACAGCTACTGGCGCCAATTCCGCCACTCTGAGAAG GTCCATGTGAACCTGCTTTTGATGGAGGCACGGATACAGGCAGAGCTCCTGTACGCACTGCGAGCCATCACTCAATACATGACCTGA
- the LOC118774954 gene encoding sestrin-3-like isoform X2, whose amino-acid sequence MNVSTDSSLSSSYRICNNCQKVVVEKKKALIGRRSPSGPSSFIPEDEILEAVDANTELLLVEAYSPCRGLDHLTQVMSLHPHYLQTFLQSQFYLLWMDGPLPLHFRHYIAIIAAARHQCSFLVAMHVQEFYQIGGPVEWLKGLQHAPERLRNLNEINKILAHRPWLITKQHIQKLVKTGENGWSLAELVHAVVLLAHFHGLASFVFGSGIHPKGDAQSHDTSFQPVNTCLCDLAEDGSVEPEGIFSSSPQTLDSVSELEALMDRMKRLQEEPEEEEASQEEMATRFERERKESLLVGSGAFEDKVEPTSNVSRFVEDSTFGYQDFARHGEDDMPTFRAQDYSWEDHGFSLVNRLYSDIGLLLDEKFRTVYNLTYYNIASHEGVDTTTLRRAIFNYVHCMYGIRYDDYNYGEVNQLLERSLKVYIKTVTCYPERTTCRMYHSYWRQFRHSEKVHVNLLLMEARIQAELLYALRAITQYMT is encoded by the exons ATGAACGTCAGTACGGACTCCTCTTTGTCCAGCTCATATCGTATCTGTAACAACTGTCAGAAAGTGGTCGTGGAAAAG aaaaaggcaTTGATTGGCCGACGCTCACCCAGCGGTCCCAGCTCCTTCATTCCAGAAGATGAG ATCTTGGAGGCAGTGGATGCCAACacggagctgctgctggtggaggcCTATTCCCCATGCAGGGGGTTGGACCACCTGACCCAGGTGATGAGCCTGCACCCCCACTACCTGCAGACCTTTCTGCAGAGCCAGTTCTACTTGCTGTGGATGGATGGGCCCCTACCCCTGCACTTCCGCCACTACATTGCCATCATT GCAGCGGCACGACACCAGTGCTCGTTCCTGGTGGCGATGCATGTGCAAGAGTTTTACCAGATTGGGGGTCCAGTGGAGTGGCTCAAGGGTCTGCAACACGCCCCCGAGAGACTGAGGAACCTCAATGAGATTAACAAGATCTTGGCTCATAGACCCTGGCTCATCACTAAGCAACACATTCAG AAACTCGTGAAGACTGGGGAGAATGGCTGGTCCCTGGCAGAGCTGGTGCATGCCGTGGTGCTGCTGGCCCACTTCCATGGCCTGGCGAGCTTTGTGTTCGGCAGCGGCATCCACCCGAAGGGGGATGCCCAAAGCCACGACACCAGCTTCCAGCCTGTCaacacctgtctgtgtgactTGGCAGAGGATGGCAGCGTAGAGCCAGAGGGGATCTTCAGCAGCAGCCCCcag ACGCTAGATTCAGTGAGCGAACTGGAGGCGTTAATGGACAGGATGAAGAGGCTGCAGGAAGAGCCTGAGGAAGAAGAGGCCTCACAGGAGGAGATGGCCACTCGATTtgaaagggagaggaaagagagccTCCTGGTGGGCTCAGGAG CTTTTGAGGACAAGGTGGAGCCAACATCAAATGTCTCTCGGTTTGTGGAAGATTCCACCTTTGGGTATCAAGATTTTGCCAGGCACGGGGAGGATGACATGCCCACATTCCGCGCTCAG GATTACTCCTGGGAGGACCATGGCTTTTCTCTGGTGAACCGGCTGTACTCCGACATTGGGCTCCTGCTAGATGAGAAGTTCCGCACGGTATACAACCTGACGTACTACAACATAGCCAGCCACGAGGGTGTGGACACCACCACGCTGCGCCGTGCCATCTTCAACTACGTACACTGCATGTACGGCATCAG GTACGATGACTATAACTATGGGGAGGTTAACCAGCTGCTGGAGCGCAGTCTGAAGGTCTACATCAAGACGGTGACCTGCTACCCAGAAAGGACCACATGCCGCATGTACCACAGCTACTGGCGCCAATTCCGCCACTCTGAGAAG GTCCATGTGAACCTGCTTTTGATGGAGGCACGGATACAGGCAGAGCTCCTGTACGCACTGCGAGCCATCACTCAATACATGACCTGA